The following proteins are encoded in a genomic region of Variovorax paradoxus:
- a CDS encoding Crp/Fnr family transcriptional regulator has translation MSADMFFKKVRTYADLSKEAEHAWASLLRQRQYRKEESFIVAGDVPTTFAFVVEGLFSQHYVGPDGDMVIKYFFPESRIAASVSATLLGQPGLFTITAIEDSTVLEYEFAAFKALVARFPDVAAFYIRYLERHWIIEKEPGEIAFRHDTAMHRYRDFIRNEPDLHKRLKQHHIAAWLGITPESLSRLRKAIALGAG, from the coding sequence ATGAGCGCCGATATGTTTTTCAAGAAAGTCCGCACCTACGCGGACCTCTCCAAAGAGGCAGAGCACGCTTGGGCATCGCTCCTGCGGCAGCGGCAGTACCGCAAGGAAGAGTCATTCATCGTCGCAGGCGATGTACCGACAACATTTGCGTTCGTCGTGGAAGGTTTGTTTTCGCAACACTATGTCGGCCCAGACGGCGACATGGTCATCAAGTACTTCTTTCCAGAGAGCCGCATCGCCGCGTCCGTCAGCGCGACCTTGCTAGGTCAGCCCGGCCTCTTCACGATCACTGCGATCGAGGACAGTACTGTTCTGGAGTACGAGTTTGCTGCCTTCAAGGCGCTCGTGGCCAGGTTTCCCGATGTCGCAGCCTTCTACATCCGGTATTTGGAGCGTCACTGGATCATCGAAAAGGAACCGGGTGAGATTGCCTTCCGCCACGACACGGCGATGCACCGCTATCGCGACTTCATCCGCAACGAACCGGACCTGCACAAGCGCTTGAAGCAGCACCATATCGCAGCATGGCTTGGCATTACCCCCGAAAGCCTGAGCCGTCTGCGCAAGGCCATTGCGCTAGGGGCTGGGTAG
- a CDS encoding TRAP transporter substrate-binding protein has translation MAALCLAGSLAEAQPTSLRAWNTHPDGYPVTEAMKSFIQEVDTATKGKYKIELFSNAVLGDQTKAVAMLKAGEIDVAEFNSAPLSEAAPGLKAFNLPFLFTDSAHMFRYLDGETGARLEEALKASGYVVLGWYDGGARSFYCANKPVTKRDDLIGQRVRVQQSEVYIEMVKLLGAIPVVVPYKEVLDGFQKGTIDCAEGNMASYEATGHYKAAKYMLLDSHMISPEALVVSSKLWNRLTAEEKIVFQKAGKKSAILMRELWEKRIVAARAAMTKEGVQFSNVQDFSPYIRKMSPLYTKYMADPATRGALFAIVGNQ, from the coding sequence CTGGCCGCTCTCTGTCTGGCGGGTTCTCTCGCCGAAGCCCAACCTACATCCTTGAGGGCCTGGAACACTCATCCTGACGGCTATCCGGTCACAGAGGCCATGAAGAGCTTCATCCAGGAAGTGGATACGGCCACCAAAGGAAAATACAAGATCGAGTTGTTTTCCAACGCCGTGCTGGGTGACCAGACCAAAGCGGTCGCCATGCTCAAGGCCGGCGAGATCGATGTCGCCGAGTTCAATTCGGCGCCCCTGTCCGAGGCCGCACCGGGTCTCAAGGCCTTCAATCTTCCATTCTTGTTCACCGACTCCGCCCATATGTTTCGCTACCTCGATGGTGAGACGGGGGCACGCCTGGAAGAGGCACTGAAGGCTTCGGGCTATGTGGTGCTTGGCTGGTATGACGGCGGCGCCCGCTCGTTCTACTGCGCCAACAAGCCGGTGACCAAGCGCGACGACCTGATCGGGCAAAGAGTCCGGGTGCAGCAATCCGAGGTGTACATCGAGATGGTCAAATTGTTGGGCGCCATCCCCGTGGTTGTGCCATACAAGGAAGTGCTCGATGGATTCCAGAAGGGCACCATCGACTGCGCCGAAGGCAACATGGCCTCGTACGAAGCCACCGGCCACTACAAGGCGGCCAAATACATGCTGCTGGACAGCCACATGATCTCTCCCGAAGCATTGGTTGTTTCCAGCAAGCTGTGGAACCGGCTCACCGCCGAGGAAAAGATCGTGTTCCAGAAAGCCGGAAAGAAGTCGGCGATCCTGATGCGCGAACTCTGGGAGAAACGCATCGTCGCCGCGCGTGCGGCGATGACAAAAGAGGGCGTCCAGTTTTCGAACGTGCAGGACTTTTCCCCCTACATCCGAAAGATGTCGCCGCTCTACACCAAATACATGGCAGACCCCGCAACCCGGGGCGCATTGTTCGCCATCGTCGGCAACCAGTAA
- a CDS encoding DUF4124 domain-containing protein, whose product MRLWSIFVLFWATAVSAADGSATTLYKSTGPDGRTIYSDVPPPQARDSKTLTFKNLPASPLSADTLAYVEQLRKSADARASATPPRDTVLFSAKWCGYESPRISWRLNTLRGLSHEEVEQVFTRGA is encoded by the coding sequence ATGCGGCTTTGGTCCATATTTGTGCTCTTCTGGGCAACCGCAGTGTCCGCCGCTGATGGGTCGGCAACAACGCTCTACAAGTCCACCGGCCCTGATGGAAGAACGATCTATAGCGATGTTCCACCACCACAGGCTCGCGACTCCAAGACGCTGACATTCAAGAATCTGCCGGCCAGTCCTTTGTCTGCCGACACCCTCGCGTACGTCGAACAGCTGCGCAAGTCAGCCGACGCCCGAGCATCGGCCACGCCGCCTCGCGACACGGTGCTTTTTTCTGCCAAGTGGTGCGGCTATGAATCGCCCCGGATTTCGTGGAGGCTCAACACTCTGAGAGGATTGAGCCATGAAGAAGTCGAACAAGTTTTCACCCGAGGTGCGTGA
- a CDS encoding IS3 family transposase (programmed frameshift) has translation MKKSNKFSPEVRERAVRMVQEHRGEYPSLWAAIESIAPKIGCVPQTLNEWVKRDEIDHGVREGVTTSEAQRLKELEREVKELRRANEILKLASAFFGPGGARPPAEVLRDFIDKHRATFGVEPICKVLQVAPSGYRRHAALLREPHKRCARARRDDVLITAIQRVWQANMQVYGADKVWRQLAREGTAVARCTVERLMRRLGLRGVMRGKVVKTTISDARAPCPLDRVNRQFRAQRPNQLWVSDFTYVSTWQGWLYVAFVIDVFARRIVGWRVSSSMRTDFVLDALEQALYDRQPERDGSLICHSDRGSQYVSIRYTERLGEAGIEPSVGSKGDSYDNALAETINGLYKAELIHRRAPWKTKEAVEFATLEWVSWFNHQRLLEPIGYIPPAEAEANYYRQLASQTATAVV, from the exons ATGAAGAAGTCGAACAAGTTTTCACCCGAGGTGCGTGAGCGCGCGGTGAGGATGGTGCAGGAGCACCGTGGGGAGTACCCGTCGCTATGGGCTGCGATCGAATCGATTGCACCGAAGATCGGCTGCGTGCCGCAGACGCTGAACGAATGGGTCAAACGCGACGAGATCGACCACGGCGTGCGAGAAGGCGTGACGACCAGCGAGGCGCAGCGGTTGAAGGAACTCGAGCGCGAGGTCAAGGAGCTGCGCAGGGCCAACGAGATCCTGAAGCTGGCGAGCGCGTTTTTCG GCCCAGGCGGAGCTCGACCGCCGGCTGAAGTCCTGAGGGATTTCATCGACAAGCATCGCGCCACCTTCGGGGTCGAGCCGATCTGCAAGGTCTTGCAGGTTGCCCCGTCGGGCTACCGGCGACACGCAGCACTGCTGCGCGAGCCGCACAAGCGCTGCGCCCGAGCACGCCGCGACGATGTCCTCATTACGGCGATACAACGCGTCTGGCAGGCCAACATGCAGGTCTATGGGGCCGACAAGGTCTGGAGGCAACTGGCACGCGAGGGCACTGCGGTGGCGCGCTGCACGGTCGAGCGGCTGATGCGGCGCTTGGGGCTGAGAGGCGTGATGCGCGGCAAGGTGGTGAAGACCACGATCAGCGATGCCAGGGCGCCATGCCCGCTGGACCGGGTCAACCGGCAGTTCCGCGCGCAGCGTCCGAACCAGCTGTGGGTCTCGGACTTCACGTACGTGTCGACCTGGCAGGGCTGGCTCTACGTGGCCTTCGTGATCGACGTGTTCGCCCGGCGCATTGTGGGCTGGCGGGTCAGTAGCTCGATGCGCACGGACTTCGTGCTCGATGCCTTGGAGCAAGCGCTGTACGACCGTCAGCCCGAGCGCGACGGCAGCTTGATTTGCCACTCGGATCGCGGCTCGCAATACGTCAGCATCCGGTACACCGAACGGCTGGGCGAGGCGGGCATCGAGCCGTCAGTAGGCAGCAAAGGCGACTCCTATGACAACGCCCTGGCCGAGACGATCAATGGGCTCTACAAGGCCGAGTTGATCCATCGCCGAGCACCGTGGAAGACCAAGGAGGCGGTGGAGTTCGCAACGCTCGAATGGGTGTCCTGGTTCAACCACCAACGCCTGCTCGAACCGATCGGCTACATCCCGCCTGCAGAAGCTGAGGCAAACTACTATCGGCAACTCGCCAGTCAGACCGCCACGGCGGTGGTATGA
- a CDS encoding ATP-binding protein, with the protein MPSPELTGGAGFTFEDAAAACYLAALVGGTTAPGLDARVVQRVAQQQAGAGEPLDDVIVDALAPADNSLMRLSLQIKRSLTVSDAASNTDFREVIQRSWQTLQKTDFREQVDRVGAAVGNISDDAHRNFTTVCEWARASESPASFFQRFGCGGGASQAHQAVVDAVRTCALGDAGPLADEALHRLLSHLVLIKFDLLHEGSTTEASVLTGLQRALAAVQQGRAQDLWIHLRQLARDGAGRREEFSRASVLRRLPSGYRFAGVPALVGDLQVLRESSRHWLAQQAHDIGGAHVDRTDLRAALAAEMGRHRLTLIKGLPGTGKTVLLRDLLARCSIDGTTLLLTANRLSGRSWAENAVAMGLSIVAIEPLLVEVAATGHAVLFIDGLDRIAPEQRAVVTDLLGQILASPALAEWRIVATARDAGIEPLRNWVPPALISGSGVGYVDVQDLSDDEAAGLVANLPALRPLLIGGDDRVRALARRPFFASVLARGFTSAAYPVGFVPRSELDLINAWWARGGYDAHDAQVLARQQALIELAQRSAPDLGRDIRIRALSPATQAVLPALQLDGLVQQVRPGLTAQFAHDIFFEWALLHLLLDEGEDWISVLTAAGEPPALARTVELLSQNMYGDPAAWGRHLQALEAPTLRPQWLRAWLIAPVFSPDFNEHAQSFTTTLSAQEHRLLRKLLVWMRAEKTTPNPLVLSGQMGGENLTPTDRLRIADMLGWPSDFGAWARLLTWALDHVAEMPDACLPDLVALFMTWQVPLMDLPHPISRRIVDQCAVWLHAIEDVRASPRWYSADEEGPEAPAVRAPSGLDSELRSLVLRAARCFPEVVRAYLLKIEPIERFTESSFQQVMSHASLLALTHPELLAQVARRSFLNELPDDQEARERRESRDRATRIAAIRAKPEAERTRNEQRALDHLPMSLMSGRSFSNHDWDRLSIGGDLQGYFPASPLREPFHALLTHAPVVGRALVRDLANQAALAWRQLHRQSGRGGTPAPLVLAFPWGRQEFWGGAHHYMWARGHGGPNAVQCATMALERWALGQLSSGRPATEILREVVEGHSSVAVLSVAVLVALRSKEVSIVSLPLVASHRLWRLDVERSRQERQLRSAGLIGFDSDDMHRKAVVEAGNLPERGMDIRWLAQLFALGPDTALRGALRAALDRFPVELELEYEEQAQSEELLAELRRDAELWAEFGREENYVTVPIVGRDDVVGIELRSARHSSPDILAARQHYEEVSRESQLWLWVEKCFESDALAPGLSITEAVERGTAMATAVAAGTAASLMPDHAVAHGCIAGTAAVVMCFDGPAEHIDWARATLEGYRDQVEPPRDDIFARSRIPWHPKMFVARALAAVLRSGKAHAADREALYRLVTHPLEVVALTALDGIASCWAHDPHFAWCGFNLGLRLARYRSAPGDHGLNAPTRARLEEERRMLALSEAMDDLVSTEGFPSWVRPLPSWTQAPREAGNVRRHQEEDGWRRSDDIWLSDFASEVLKRVPVAAVMQSPARDRYVESLEGFVDWTLDTINPAWRTEQRRGRGRDGSDQFQWQRQLGRLLAGVAEQLPAAEFRATLLTAILDQPDGTAMRMLAPFTSALAASAILDAPRMDPGVLGILDTVLVRVLEHRDFRRSGYGDGIISGFDMPGLIKVLLCVAIDGANGATRFANGRWDDLPQVLPLVDKLFRKGGWIPYVATQFMTLCERAGAAYPAEAFADQILAQLVDGRLPEGWRGTGIPAAVAALVQAHADRRQPLPAELARKLLHVLDALVDLGDRRSAALQQMEAFRGVRLPPRE; encoded by the coding sequence ATGCCATCGCCTGAACTCACCGGCGGCGCCGGATTTACCTTTGAGGATGCCGCCGCGGCCTGCTACCTCGCGGCCCTCGTCGGCGGCACCACCGCGCCGGGCCTGGATGCACGTGTGGTGCAGCGCGTCGCGCAGCAGCAGGCGGGTGCCGGGGAGCCCCTCGACGATGTGATCGTCGATGCCCTCGCGCCGGCCGACAACTCCCTGATGCGCCTGTCGCTCCAGATCAAGCGATCGTTGACGGTTTCAGACGCGGCCAGCAACACCGACTTCCGCGAGGTGATCCAGCGCAGTTGGCAGACGTTGCAGAAGACTGATTTTCGCGAGCAAGTCGACCGGGTGGGTGCGGCCGTGGGAAACATCTCCGATGACGCGCACCGCAATTTCACCACCGTGTGCGAGTGGGCACGCGCGTCCGAGTCACCGGCTTCCTTCTTCCAGCGATTCGGCTGCGGCGGCGGCGCGTCGCAGGCGCACCAGGCGGTCGTCGACGCCGTGCGTACTTGCGCGCTGGGCGACGCCGGCCCGCTGGCGGACGAAGCCCTGCATAGGCTACTTTCGCACCTGGTCCTTATCAAGTTCGATCTGTTGCACGAGGGCTCGACCACGGAGGCGTCCGTCCTCACCGGCTTGCAGCGCGCGCTGGCGGCTGTGCAGCAGGGACGGGCGCAGGATCTGTGGATCCACCTGCGGCAACTCGCGCGTGATGGCGCGGGCCGCAGGGAAGAGTTCAGCCGCGCCTCCGTGCTGCGGCGCCTGCCCAGCGGCTACCGTTTCGCCGGCGTCCCGGCCCTGGTCGGCGACTTGCAGGTCTTGCGCGAGAGCAGCCGCCACTGGCTGGCGCAGCAGGCTCACGACATCGGCGGCGCGCACGTTGATCGGACCGATCTTCGGGCGGCCTTGGCGGCCGAAATGGGACGGCACCGACTGACGCTGATCAAGGGTTTGCCGGGCACCGGCAAGACGGTCCTGTTGCGCGACCTGTTGGCGCGGTGCTCCATCGATGGAACCACCCTGTTGCTCACGGCGAACCGGCTTTCCGGTCGCAGCTGGGCCGAAAACGCGGTCGCGATGGGACTGTCCATCGTCGCCATCGAGCCGCTGCTGGTCGAAGTCGCGGCAACCGGCCACGCGGTGCTGTTCATCGACGGCCTGGACCGCATCGCGCCGGAGCAGCGGGCGGTCGTCACCGACCTTCTGGGCCAGATCCTGGCCAGCCCGGCGCTTGCCGAGTGGCGAATCGTCGCGACGGCGCGGGACGCGGGCATCGAGCCGCTGCGCAACTGGGTGCCCCCGGCGCTGATCTCGGGCAGCGGTGTCGGGTACGTCGATGTGCAGGATTTGTCGGACGACGAGGCGGCGGGTCTTGTCGCGAACCTGCCCGCATTGCGCCCGCTCTTGATCGGGGGCGACGACAGGGTTCGGGCGCTCGCGCGCCGTCCGTTCTTCGCTTCGGTTCTGGCCCGAGGCTTCACAAGCGCGGCCTACCCTGTAGGCTTCGTGCCACGTTCCGAGCTCGACCTGATCAACGCATGGTGGGCACGTGGCGGTTACGACGCGCATGACGCGCAGGTTCTGGCGCGGCAGCAGGCCTTGATCGAACTCGCGCAACGCAGTGCGCCAGATCTCGGCCGGGACATTCGGATTCGTGCCCTTTCACCGGCCACGCAGGCCGTCCTTCCGGCGCTGCAGCTGGATGGGTTGGTGCAGCAAGTCCGGCCCGGCCTCACGGCGCAGTTCGCGCATGACATCTTTTTCGAATGGGCGCTTTTGCACCTGCTGCTGGACGAAGGTGAGGACTGGATCTCCGTCTTGACGGCCGCCGGTGAGCCGCCCGCGCTGGCGCGAACGGTGGAACTGCTGTCGCAGAACATGTACGGCGACCCGGCGGCGTGGGGGCGGCACCTGCAAGCGCTCGAGGCGCCCACCTTGCGACCGCAATGGTTGCGGGCATGGCTCATCGCACCGGTGTTTTCGCCTGACTTCAACGAGCACGCGCAATCCTTCACCACGACGCTCTCGGCGCAAGAGCACCGGCTGCTGCGCAAGCTGCTGGTATGGATGCGGGCCGAGAAGACGACCCCGAATCCGCTCGTGCTGTCGGGTCAGATGGGCGGCGAGAACCTGACCCCGACCGATCGCCTTCGGATCGCTGACATGCTCGGGTGGCCATCGGACTTCGGTGCCTGGGCCCGCTTGCTGACCTGGGCGCTCGACCATGTCGCCGAAATGCCGGACGCCTGCCTGCCGGATCTGGTGGCACTGTTCATGACGTGGCAGGTGCCGCTGATGGACCTCCCGCACCCGATCTCGCGGCGGATCGTGGACCAGTGCGCTGTCTGGTTGCACGCGATCGAGGATGTTCGCGCATCCCCGCGGTGGTACTCGGCGGACGAAGAGGGACCCGAAGCGCCGGCCGTGCGTGCCCCCTCGGGCCTCGATTCGGAACTGCGGTCTCTCGTGCTGCGCGCGGCGCGCTGTTTTCCCGAAGTGGTTCGCGCCTACTTGCTCAAGATCGAGCCGATCGAGCGGTTCACGGAGTCTTCGTTCCAACAGGTGATGTCGCACGCGTCACTGCTCGCGCTGACTCATCCGGAACTTCTGGCGCAGGTCGCTCGCAGGAGTTTCCTGAACGAGCTGCCGGATGACCAGGAGGCCAGGGAGCGACGAGAGTCGAGGGATCGCGCGACCCGCATCGCCGCCATCCGGGCCAAGCCGGAGGCGGAGCGGACCCGCAACGAACAACGCGCGCTCGACCACTTGCCGATGTCGCTCATGTCGGGCCGGTCATTTTCGAATCATGATTGGGACCGGCTATCGATCGGCGGCGACCTGCAAGGGTACTTTCCGGCATCGCCGCTGCGCGAGCCGTTCCACGCGCTGTTGACGCACGCACCGGTTGTCGGGCGCGCCCTGGTGCGAGACTTGGCGAACCAGGCGGCGTTGGCCTGGCGCCAGCTACACCGGCAGAGCGGGCGCGGCGGCACGCCTGCCCCGCTCGTGCTGGCATTTCCGTGGGGTCGCCAGGAGTTTTGGGGTGGGGCTCACCACTACATGTGGGCGCGTGGCCATGGGGGGCCCAATGCGGTTCAGTGCGCAACGATGGCCTTGGAACGTTGGGCACTTGGGCAGCTATCGTCGGGCCGGCCCGCCACCGAGATCTTGCGAGAGGTGGTCGAGGGTCACTCGAGTGTCGCTGTGTTGAGTGTGGCGGTGCTCGTCGCCTTGCGATCGAAGGAGGTCTCTATCGTGAGCCTACCGCTGGTGGCCAGCCACCGGCTGTGGCGTCTGGACGTGGAGCGCAGTCGGCAGGAGCGACAGCTACGCTCGGCCGGTCTCATCGGCTTCGATAGCGACGACATGCACCGCAAGGCGGTCGTCGAGGCGGGCAACTTGCCGGAGCGAGGCATGGACATCCGCTGGCTTGCGCAACTCTTTGCGCTGGGGCCGGACACGGCGCTGCGCGGGGCATTGCGGGCCGCCCTGGATCGTTTCCCTGTCGAACTGGAGCTGGAGTACGAAGAGCAAGCGCAAAGCGAAGAACTTTTGGCCGAGCTGCGCCGCGATGCGGAGTTGTGGGCCGAGTTCGGCCGCGAGGAAAACTACGTCACCGTCCCAATCGTCGGCCGGGACGATGTGGTCGGCATCGAGTTGCGCAGCGCCCGGCATTCCTCTCCGGACATCCTGGCGGCCCGGCAGCACTACGAAGAGGTCTCCCGTGAGTCGCAGCTGTGGTTGTGGGTGGAGAAGTGTTTCGAATCGGACGCGTTGGCGCCGGGTTTGTCGATCACCGAAGCCGTTGAGCGCGGGACGGCGATGGCCACGGCGGTCGCCGCGGGAACGGCGGCGTCGCTGATGCCGGACCATGCGGTGGCGCATGGTTGCATCGCCGGCACGGCGGCGGTCGTGATGTGCTTCGACGGGCCGGCTGAACACATCGACTGGGCCCGCGCCACGCTAGAGGGCTATCGCGACCAAGTGGAGCCGCCCCGGGACGACATCTTCGCCAGGTCCCGGATTCCCTGGCACCCGAAGATGTTTGTGGCCAGGGCCCTGGCGGCCGTCCTCCGAAGCGGCAAGGCGCACGCAGCTGATCGCGAGGCGCTCTACCGGTTGGTGACGCACCCTCTCGAGGTGGTCGCGCTGACGGCGCTCGATGGAATTGCCAGTTGCTGGGCGCATGATCCGCATTTCGCCTGGTGCGGCTTCAACCTCGGGCTTCGCCTTGCGCGATACCGAAGCGCGCCCGGCGATCACGGGCTTAATGCACCGACCCGCGCTCGATTGGAAGAGGAGCGCAGGATGCTTGCCTTGTCCGAGGCGATGGACGACCTGGTATCCACCGAGGGTTTTCCGTCGTGGGTGCGGCCCCTGCCGTCCTGGACGCAGGCCCCGCGGGAGGCTGGGAACGTGCGCCGGCACCAGGAAGAGGATGGATGGCGCCGGTCGGACGATATCTGGCTCAGTGATTTTGCGTCGGAGGTGTTGAAGCGGGTCCCGGTGGCGGCTGTCATGCAGAGTCCGGCGAGGGATCGCTACGTCGAATCCTTGGAGGGGTTCGTCGATTGGACCCTGGACACCATCAACCCTGCGTGGCGCACGGAACAGCGCCGCGGCAGGGGACGCGACGGTTCGGACCAGTTTCAGTGGCAGCGCCAGTTGGGCCGGTTGTTGGCAGGCGTCGCAGAGCAGCTTCCTGCCGCAGAGTTTCGCGCCACGTTACTCACGGCCATCCTGGATCAGCCCGACGGGACAGCGATGCGTATGCTCGCCCCGTTCACCAGCGCCCTTGCCGCCTCTGCCATCTTAGATGCGCCTCGTATGGATCCAGGCGTGCTGGGCATCCTGGACACAGTTCTTGTCCGGGTGCTGGAGCACCGCGACTTCCGCCGGTCCGGGTACGGCGACGGAATCATCAGTGGCTTCGACATGCCCGGATTGATCAAGGTATTGCTGTGTGTGGCCATCGACGGCGCGAACGGGGCCACCCGGTTCGCCAACGGGCGGTGGGATGACCTGCCGCAAGTGCTGCCGCTGGTGGACAAACTTTTCCGGAAAGGTGGCTGGATACCGTACGTGGCGACCCAGTTCATGACCCTGTGCGAGCGCGCTGGCGCAGCGTACCCGGCAGAGGCCTTTGCCGACCAGATCCTCGCGCAACTGGTGGATGGGCGCCTGCCCGAGGGGTGGCGAGGCACCGGCATTCCGGCCGCGGTGGCGGCACTCGTGCAGGCCCATGCGGACCGCCGGCAGCCCTTGCCTGCGGAACTGGCGAGAAAGCTACTGCATGTCCTGGATGCTTTGGTAGATCTCGGCGACCGTCGCAGCGCTGCGCTGCAGCAGATGGAAGCCTTCCGCGGCGTGCGCCTGCCCCCGCGCGAATGA